From the Lathyrus oleraceus cultivar Zhongwan6 chromosome 3, CAAS_Psat_ZW6_1.0, whole genome shotgun sequence genome, the window TTGTCAAGTGAGTTTAGCATTGAAGTAACACTATCATCCTTCATTACTTTCCTCATGTTGTAAAGATAATCATCTAAACCATTCAGTGCATTAACTTTCTCCATGAACTTCATGTCTTCCTTCTTGAAATTCTCAGCTTCCTGGATCATTCTCTCAATTTCAAGGGTTGTTAGCCTTCCCTTTTCACTTGTTATTGTAATATCTTTCTCATTCCCACCAGTTTCTTCCTTCGCCGAGACATTTAAAATACCATCAACATCTATTGAAAAACAAACTTTGACAGGAATGTGGCCTCGAGGAGCAGGAGGTATTGAGAAATTAAACGAACCCAATAAGTTGTTCTCAGTGGCTTTCAATCTCTCGCCCTCATAAACCCTAAAGAATATATTCGATTGGTCATCTTTAACTGTAAAATAATTGTGCATCATCTTTACAGGAATTTGGGTGTTCCTAGGAATCACCACACTCATAACATCTCCTCTTACCAACATACCTAGAGATAAAGGGGTTACATCTCGCAGAACCAAGTTAAGAGAATTTTCAGTGTCTTCACACAGCAAAGAAGCTTGAACAGCTGCACCATAAGCAACAGCCTCATCCGGGTTGATGCTCAAACAAAGGTCCTTCCACATGAAAAAGTCTTGCAACATCTGCTGGATTTTGGGAATCCTAGAAGAACCACCCACAAGAACAACATCGTCCACACTACTCTTGTTGACCTTAGAGTCAGTAAGACAACTCTCAACCGTCTTCATACACTTTTCAAAGAGATCTAAGTTGAGTTGCTCAAACTTGGCTCTAGTGATTGCTGACTGAAAATCAATACCTTCAAATAAGGCATCTATGTCAATTGTGGCATCGGTATCAAATGAAAGTGTCCTTTTTGCCCTCTCGCAAGCCGATCTCAACCTCCTAAGAGCCCTTGGGTTTCCACTAAGGTCTTTATCATGCTTTCTTTTGAACTCCATCACAAAGTGGTTCACCATTCTGTTATCAAAATCTTCGCCTCCGAGATGAGTATCTCCTGCCGTGGCTTTGACATCAAAGAGATTATTCTTAATTTTGAGAACAGACACATCAAAAGTTCCACCACCAAGATCAAAGATGAAAATATTTCTCTCTTCAACACAATTAGCTCTCTTCTGAAGACCATATGCAAGAGCAGCGGCAGTAGGTTCATTGATTATCCGAATTACATTAAGGCCAGCAATGGCACCAGCATCTTTAGTAGCTTTCCGCTGAGAATCATTGAAATAAGCAGGCACGGTAACTACTGCATTTTCAACTGTTGATCCCAAAAATTTCTCAGCAATCTCACGCATCTTTGTGAGAACCATTGATGAGATTTCCTCAGCACAAAAGCACTTTTCATCACCCTTATACAAAACTCTGATCTCAGGTTTGTCATCTTTGCCAGCAACAACTTTAAATGGCCACAACTGTATGTCATTTTGAATCACAGGATCACTATATTTCCTTCCAATTAACCTCTTTGCATCTAAAACAATCAAGACGTCAATAATATATAAATTGTTTTTCCTAATCACtgcataaaaataaataataaccACAATATCAACTATGCGGGaagataaaaaaaaaagataGATTACCAAAGATGGTGTTGGCAGGGTTTGAAGCAGCCTGATTTTTTGCAGCATCGCCAATCAATCTTTGAGAATCAGTAAAAGCAACAAAAGAAGGTGTAGTTCTGTTTCCTTGATCATTATGAATGATCTCTGCACGATTGTTTTGCCCCTGCCAAACTGCTACACACGAATAGGTTGTTCCAAGGTCAATTCCAATTGCTGGACCTTTGTATTTTTTGGCCATTATTACTCAATGTGATTGAAAACTGTTTAGGAAAATCTCTGAATCATTGTTGGTTTTTATAAATGTGGAGTAGTTAATGTGCGAGCATTAATATTATAGTTGTACTCCGCATGTGCCTGTCTTGATTCcatgaaaatgatttaattatATCTTCCTATAAAGCACAGATGACTTTTCATTATCCTGTTAAATTTGGTAGTAGGGTTATCAACAAGAGTGTTAATTTCGTGACTTTTCAGTACTCTCTTCTCAATTACTGCTACTATCATAATGTTGCATGCACTCACGACGGTttgttttctttttattttttaagtttCACAGTTTAGTGAATTCTTACTCCATTGCAATAAAAAAAACATATCTTTTTAAAAACAACTACCCCTCCTTATTTAGTGGAGTACTAATTATGAACATCCATGCATATTTTacatatataaaaaaatattttatttaatgtttaTATTTGTGTATTACTATATTCGATATTGGATTTTTATATTATACGACAAAATATTACATTAGCTCCTAAGTATATGGCTTTTTTAAATAAATTGTagaaatttaaaaaatttgtcgGTAGTATTAAATTTTTTTATCATTGATTATTATTTGTCAAATTCCGATCCTTATAATGACATATATGTATCGTCTAAAAAGTATAGAGTGTGCGTGTTCCTTTGCAGTAGCAGCAAGACTCAAAGGTTCTGATATGTATATTACAATCCGGGGTGATGGCTAGTTCACGGCGGCAAGTAGCCCTATATGGTGGTTTTTGATGGACCAACTCGCGTGAGGTGAGAGACCCTTTAGGTGGTAAGGACTCATGGGTTGCAGGTGCGAAGTTAGATCGACAATGTTGGGGCTACTAGCTAGGGCATAATGCTCTCTGAGTAGTAGTAGTAGATGCGTATGACTTGAGAATATGTTATTTTTCCCTTTCGTGGAGAGATATTTATATAGGCTCTCTTGGATGACCAAAGGCTTCTTTGGGTGCCTCGTCTCTCTCCTCCTTAATGACCTTCCTCATAAGCAACTAGTCCCCCAGGAACGAGCGCTTGGTAAAGGCTGAATTGTTTAATAGACCTTCCATACAGGGAACTTACGCCTGTAGGGGATTCTTTCAGACAAGCCTACATATCGAGACTCTCAATTGGGTCCTTCAGACGAGACTTTATGTCGAGTTACTCATACGAGACTTTATAATTGGGTCCTTCAGACGAGACTTTATGTCGAGTTACTCATACGAGACTTTATGTTAAGTCTCTTGGGTGAGACATTGTCTTAAATACCTCATACGAGACTTTAAGTTGAGTCTCTTAGGCGAGGCTTAATGTTTATCTCTTGAGCGAGACTTTATGTCGAGTCTCTTGGGCGATAATTTATGTTGAGTCTCTTAGGAGAGACATTATGTTGAATCCCTCATATGATACTTTATGTTGAGTTGATCGCGAAGGACATGTCTGTCGGATGATAACTGCAAGTGCACAGCCTATCCtgtagttttaaaagattatcGAAACCACAGAGACTAATGGTCAAGCTAATGTGATCTATTGTTGTAGTGCAAAGCTAAGGCTAAAGGTTATAAGGTTATGAACGAGAATGAAAATACTAATTTCTAACGGTTTGAAAGTTATGATAACAAATGAGTCTGAAATATGGATTTCGTGTTCCTATGTGCTTAGGTAGAATCCATGCACTAAATACCATTCTATTGCGTTGTGTAGAAAATAACGACTTAAAGGTCCCATCTCACACTCTTGCGCTATCGACAAAGACCACACCTCTTAACCATAGGATTTTGCTCTCGCTCGTCCGTTCTAATTAGAAAGTGTATTTTGAAAGTAAATGAGATCCTAAACGAtgcctaaagcgctctcgctATTTTTAGGATTGTTTCCTAGTTTTCACTATTCGGTTCCTtcctcacactctcgcgctatcgGACTGAACCTTAAtttgtctcacactctcgtgcCAAAACAGTAAAACATACATTTGGAAACTAAAGTCATAACATAGTTAAATCATACATTCACGCCTATTATTTCTACAGAGTCTCGTCGGTAACGATGATCCTCATACTCCAGACTCAGAATAATTTAGCAGGGCATGATATTATTTGAATACAACATAATCAAAGCATTCGAAACTAAGAGTAGCATGCCATGCAAGTAATAAAACCGTAAAACATACAAATATCAAAAGCGATAAAAAGAACCTGAAATTGTgtaaaataaaacttgaattaacTTGAACTTAAAATCAACGGCAAGCTTGTTCTTGATCCAAAATACAAATGGTAAGGAAATAAAAAGGTGTGACAATCCCTCGATGTGAGTTATTGCCACTTTTACAGGTTCTGCCTAAAACTAAGACAAAATTTTGACAGAGCTTCCGTGTGGGTTCAATTGGATGTCCAACACTCCAAAAATGGCTCTATATAGAGAGTTCATATGTCTGGTAACTGTCTTAGACATGCTGCATTAGTGGAGGGAGAAATGGTTGAAATTGCTAAGAAACTGCCCCACTAGCGCAGTTCTGTTTCTGTGTGAAGATGGCGAATGCCATTAGGGCAATGGAGAACGCCATTGTCTTACTCATTAAATGATGTGGCGGCCAGTGCAGATGGAGAACACCATCTAGCAGGTGGCGAACGCCATTTACTCAGATTGGCTAAAATTAACTCTTTTGCTCCACTTTGGCTCTTTTTTCGCTTCTTCTCCACGAGACTCCCAAAACTCCAATGAAATCGGATAGCAACTGCAGAACAAATAAAACAAAAGTAAAAGGTGATAAAATGCATAAAAACATAGACGTATAACATGTGAAATAAGGATAAAAATATGATACGATTTAACGTTATCAAAttcccccatacttaaatctttgcttgtcctcaagcaatcACTGAATGCACATGATAAACAATTAAATACAATGTCTGAAACGTAGGCACGACGTCACTCTAAGTATTACGAGACTTCTACGCTAATTCTAGATAAATAGGTACTATATAACAATAACAAGGATATCGTACTGACACACATCCGCATTTCACAAACAAAAAGTCCCCCCTATGCAAAACCAATTCGAATCATACCATTATAACTTGACCTATATTATTTGTTCTTTTTCAACCTCTttttcattctagcgcaatcacattaagcccgttatccatACACATTCAAGGCAGGTGaatctgttagtgactatgatctcgttttcattttttttcactTACTTTGCAAATTTTACTTAAGTATGAACTGAATTTTTAAGAGTTCGTACCATTGGGCTAAATGATCGGGTgggatcacctaacttagaagggACAAATCTTATCACAAATTATATTCATTATGtgtatattattttttttattttttttttatttttgcttgatatcatacacttatttgcatcggcTTCCTTACTCATGTGTGTTTtaggatggtgttgactgctagtataaactactcAACGGGTTACTTAAATAAACTTAGAATTAAGGTCTTGGCATAATGGTTATTCAAATCAATGTCACATACTTAGGGAATTTATGGTTTTAGGACGGTACCGATATTATCGACGCTTTCCCAAGTTTATCTAACAAAGACTAAAAATGAGAAACAAACTATACTAAAGGTGTGTCATGTCATTGAATCAgaacaaaaaatttcatcattgGGGATCAAATCTAAGGGAATTttcaaacaaaagaaaaatatCACGCAATAGGACTCGACAACACATGGATGACTCGACCAAAAGCTAAAAATAACTAAGTAGGAAACTAAtgaaaataaaatagtaaataATAGAAAAGCGGTAAAGATCTTCCCCCAtacttgaaccaaacattgtcctcaatgtttaAGTGCAAGGCGGAGAAAGGAGTAGTGAAACCTGGTAGGGTCTCAGTGATGTCGGTCGCGACCTCTGTGTCGCGCAAAACCTCCTCTATCAAATGCAGGATTGAGCACATGCTACATGTACTCCCTCATAACTACCACTTCCATATACACTCCATTAGTATTCTCGATGAGGTCAACCATGTTGAGCTTGATCCGCTCAACAAAGTCAAGCTGAGTCTGTCTGATCTGATCAATGGAGAACCCTCATATCCTCATGTTGCCTCTGAATGTTCCTAAGCAGGATATCAAGGTCCGCTTCGGCATCATTCTGATGTCTAAGCTCACTTAGGATGTCATCAAGATTTGTCATCATGGCGGTGTAGTCATACTCCTCGCGGGGCTGATATCCGGATGAGGTACCTGCAAAAGAGTCAGGAAAAGCAGGTGTGGTGTGTTCATGGGTGCCAGTGTGTGGAGCATCTTTCTCCATGTGATCGGGCTCAGGTGCGTTAAGATCAAAAGTCCAATTAGCGCTCATTCGCACGTTGATGCGTACGACGCAAGTTAAAGTAACTCCTTTAACCTCTCGGTTACTAATCATCAAAAAATATTTTTCGTCAAGTTTATTCTTAATAAGGCGCATGCTACGACAATAATCAAGGTCGGAAAATGGATCCTCTAACGGCTCAAGTGTAGCTAACTCCGTGCCTAAGGTTAAACCAAGGGCTATGGATGTAATCAACCCTCCGAAACAAATAGGACCCCCAGTCTGAACACTGGTGGACTGGAAGTGTGCGAGTAAGAATGGTGTCGGATTAACTTTTGTTCCAGACAAGGCATAATAAATAAGAAAAAGGTCTCTAGAATTTACGTTTTCGGTATTCTCTCGGCCAAAAATAGTGCTGGCTAAAATACGGTGCAAATACTGAATGGTCAGGTTTTGACTAGCGGTAGTTTTAAGGCCTTACCAGTCAGTGGTGGTTTTTCCAGTTAGTTACTGCCAAAAGTCGAGAGTGTTGGATTCCCATTTGCTCTCTAAAAGGTGTTGGCATGCAAGCTCGTCTCCATGAGAGAATGAAAGTAAATCGGACAGTTGGTCTTGGTTAATAGCGTAACTTCTATTCAACATCCTAAAATATGCAGTGTCGGTGGTACGGGATCCTCCTATAGGGGTGGTATACTGAAAAGAGCTTAAGAACTCGTAGGTAAGTCGAATAAATGTAGGACTAGTTAAAGTAAGAAAGTGATACATACCTAAGTTATTAAGCATCCAATGAACACTTTCAGATAAACCCAAATCACGAAGAGCAGTATTATCGAGGTAACTTGTTGCTAAGACGTCCCTCTTGAAGAGTTTTTGTATCTGCTCCTCTGATTCTCTACATCAATTCCCTCGGTGAATGCAATCCCCATGTAGTCCATATCTCCTCTTGGTCTAACGGCTCTATCAGGCAtttggaattaaggaaaaaggAATAGGAAGAGAATGTTAAGGTGTTTTGAGAAGAGAAGAGTGAATGAAAAGGATTGTGAAGTTAGAAAATGGGTGGTTGTGAATTTATAATGATTGGGAAGAAGTGGAGTGGTTGGGAGTTGAAAGGTTTGAGTTAATAATATTTAGAGTAGGAAGTTCATGGGTTTTAAATGAAAGGAGTTTGAAAACACACAGGAGGGAGAAGAAAAGAAAGGAAAACGGTTTGTTTTCCTGATATGGCAATCGCCATTAGGCATATGGCGAGCCCCATCTGCCTAATTTGCAGAGCCTTTTAATTCGAAGCTAATGACGAACACCATTAACCTAAAATTCACAATTTTGCAATTTCTAAAGATTAAAGCAGGTAAATCCTATTAAGGCCATAAAAACgttaattaaaattattatttataaTTAAGAAGCATGAAATTTGTAAGAATGAACATAATAAGAgattaaataaaataattgacTGAAATGGAAAGTACATTAATTAAAGGTAGGAGTAACACATGTTCACGTCGATATATCGACTGTAAAGTAAACACAAACTGAAAATTAACAACAAAGGAAAAAATACCGATGACAATTAAAATACTAAACTAGAAAACACGAAAACTCTAGTACAATCGATCAATGCTAACTATCACTTCGGTCCAAGAGAGCGCTCCAAGGAATGAACTTGCTGGAAAACATGATCGAACTGCTCATTAACAAAATCCATAAATCTGAGGAGATCCACTCGAAGAGAATTGACTTCTCCTCTAATGAAATCAACTTCAGATTGTAGAGCATGTATAGTAGTTCCGAAATCGACGGGAGGAACAACATGATGAGCACCAGAAGTGTGCGAATTAGCATCAGGAAAAATGGCTTTTGGGTTCTCATAATGCTGAGGGTTGTAAGCAGGTGTAGGAGACTCACTTTGGCCCTCTAAGTTGTAAAACCAGTTATCACGACTATAAACATTAGTTTTCTCATGGTTCGGCAATGTAAAATTCCGGACTACTTCGTTATCAATTAACAGCTCAAACTCCGCCGATCCTAAATTAGCAACGATGCCTCGGTTGAAACAGAAGTTAAGGTGCACGAAATAGAAGTGGGTTTCTCAGGAAATCTTGTCTAGGTTTGCTAACATAAAGGCCACATTCACTGGTCTCCCTTGGGAATCATATTACATGATAAGTTCTTCCCTAGAAACAACAGTGATGttctcttccttaccaaataGGGTATGGGCCAGGATCTTATGAAATTAGCAGATAGCAGGGTTATGGATATTTTCAGAAAACATGGTGTAAGGTTCAGGATGATAATTTCCGGTTATGGTTCCCTAGAAAAATTCAAGGTCGAAGTCTGTAAAGGCATCATCAGGGGTAATGAAGTATGTACCagggccactaggaaatcctaaTAACTCGTCCATCTCACGGTGGGTGAAACAATACTTGGTTCCGAAAAGCCTAAATGTAGTCAGACCTCTATTAAATCATATTCCTCTGTTAGGGTCATAATAAAGAGAACTCAGGAATTCAAGGGTGAGCCTACGGTATTGGCTGTACCTCTTCCTCACAGCAAAATTATCCCAACCTACTTGGTTTAGAAGGTACATAACATTGTCTCTTAGTCCTAAGGTGGTCAGGGTCAGTCCATCTGGATAAATAGAAAGTGTCATTTCCCTCTGTGCTAACATGTCAAAAAGGCGCCTCTGATTTTCGCTCCTAAATACCACCTCAatattgtcaacaggatccatACTCCTAACTTAGTGATATGTTATCCTAAGCTATGTAAGCCTGAAAGTAAACAAAGATTATACTATTAGTAAAAGGTATCACAAGGAAGTGTTACAATAGGTAGTACTAATAATagtaatagtaataataataatagaaaagagaaagaaattaaaaacaaacatatgaaaataataaaaatgaaaacaaCTAAAAAGAAAAGATAAAGGTTAAAGGTCGTGGATTACCTTCCACATTGCGCTTCATTTAATGTCGGGAGCTCGACATTGATTGGAACGGTGGTAATCTTTTGAAAGAGCGGACAACTCTTCTAATTTGTAGCTCGTGCAGAAATCCTTATTTTCCACATTGTGGTAGTGCTTAAGTCGCTGCGCATTTACAAATAATGGTTCATTGGTTTTACCCCTTATTTCCACATCTCCACTTTGGAAAACTCTCGTGACCTCATAAGGGCCAGACCATCTAGAACGAAGTTTTCATGTAAATAATTTTAGTCGAGAATTAAAGAGAATGACTGTGTCACCCTCATTGAATTCTTGCCTTGTAATTCATTTGTCATGCCACTGATTGGTTCTTTCCTTATAAATACGGTCATTCTCATAGGCATCTAGTCTAAATTCTTCTTGTCCCTGGATATCCAAAATTCTTTTCTCGCTTGCAGTTGTGTAATTCATGTTAAGGATCTTAATGGCACAATAAGCTTTATGCTCGAGTTCCACAGGCGggtgacatgatttaccataaacCAATTTGAATGGTGTTGTTCATATCGGGGTTTTGTAAGTTGTCCTATAAGCCCACAGAGCTTCATGAAGTTTTGcagaccaatctttcctagaggtTGCAACGGTTTTCTCCACACAAAAAAATATTTCTCTATTGGAAACTTCAACTTGCCCACTTGTTTGAGGGTAATATGGCATTGCTACCCCGTGTTGGACTCCATATTTCAGCAACAATCTTTCGAAGATTTTGGAAATGAAGTGAGATCCTCCATCGCCAATCACGAGTCTTGGTAATTCAAATCTAGGGAAGATTTGATTCTTGAAAAGCTGAATCAGTACTCGTGCAACGTTAGTGGGAGAGGCTACtgcctcgatccattttgatacgtaatcAACTGCAAtgagtatgtatttgttaccaaaagaagacgGGAAATGACCCATGAAATATATACCCAGACATCAAAGACTTCTAATTATAAGATACCGTTTAGTGGTATCTCATCGCGTCTAGAGATATTATCAGTGCGTTGGCATCGGTCGTAATTTTTAATCATgatgtggacatctttccatagatTAGGCCAAAAGAGGTCAGATTGTAAGATCTTCGCACAAGTCTTCGAGGTGCTTGCGTGCCCTCCATAGGATGCAGAGTGACAGTGAGATATGATATCGTCTACTTCCGATTCAAggacacatcgacggaaaatacctTCGACGCCTCTCTTGAAAAGTAGCGCTTCGTCCCAATAATAATGTTTAAGATCATGGAAAACTTTCTTCTTTGCTGGTATGTTAGGTCTGGTGGAAGCACTTTAACGGCTAAGTAGTTGACAAAGTCAGCATACCATGGTAGGGAGGTCTTGGTGCAAATGGTTTCCACATCTTCATTAGTTTATGTGTCATTATACATTAAAGAGCATTCAATCATTTCGCTTTCGATTTCTAATTGGGCTACAAGTCGATCGTAGGGGAAATCATCGTTGATGGGCACTTGTTTAGGTTTTAGATCCTTAATcctagagaggtgatctgctactacgttctcaGTGCCTATCTTATCTTTGATCTCTAGATTGaattcttgtaagagtaggatcTATCTTAAAAGTCTCAGTTTAGCATCATTCTTACTTAATAGGTACCTAATTGCGGCGTGGTCGGTATAGACAATTATTTTTTCTCCTACTAGGTTGGAATGAAATTTATCTAAAGCGAACACAACGGCTAGGAGCCCTTTCTCtgtggtggcgtagttcatttgtGCGTCGTTTAAGGCTCTACTTTCATAATAAATATCATGGAGATTTTTATCTTCTCTTTGTCCTAAGACTGCGCCAATAGTGTAATCACTAGTGTCACACATTAATTCAAATGGCTTACTCTAgtcaggtggtttcataatgggtgcgGTAATAAGAGcatttttcaagtgttcaaaCACTTTTAAGCATTCTTCGTCGAATATTaattcagcgtctttca encodes:
- the LOC127128245 gene encoding heat shock cognate 70 kDa protein; this encodes MAKKYKGPAIGIDLGTTYSCVAVWQGQNNRAEIIHNDQGNRTTPSFVAFTDSQRLIGDAAKNQAASNPANTIFDAKRLIGRKYSDPVIQNDIQLWPFKVVAGKDDKPEIRVLYKGDEKCFCAEEISSMVLTKMREIAEKFLGSTVENAVVTVPAYFNDSQRKATKDAGAIAGLNVIRIINEPTAAALAYGLQKRANCVEERNIFIFDLGGGTFDVSVLKIKNNLFDVKATAGDTHLGGEDFDNRMVNHFVMEFKRKHDKDLSGNPRALRRLRSACERAKRTLSFDTDATIDIDALFEGIDFQSAITRAKFEQLNLDLFEKCMKTVESCLTDSKVNKSSVDDVVLVGGSSRIPKIQQMLQDFFMWKDLCLSINPDEAVAYGAAVQASLLCEDTENSLNLVLRDVTPLSLGMLVRGDVMSVVIPRNTQIPVKMMHNYFTVKDDQSNIFFRVYEGERLKATENNLLGSFNFSIPPAPRGHIPVKVCFSIDVDGILNVSAKEETGGNEKDITITSEKGRLTTLEIERMIQEAENFKKEDMKFMEKVNALNGLDDYLYNMRKVMKDDSVTSMLNSLDKMKINAAMIKGKRLIDDKQEQEAFVFVEFQRELESIFESAMEKINKSYSDED